Proteins from a single region of Phalacrocorax carbo chromosome 25, bPhaCar2.1, whole genome shotgun sequence:
- the LOC104043614 gene encoding keratin, type I cytoskeletal 19: protein MASYSFRQVTSSVAGGPGGSSVRFSGGSFRAPSIHGGSGGRGVSVSSARFVSSGLGSGLGDGYGSSFSSSYSSGYGGGLGSGDGLLSGNEKATMQSLNERLASYLDKVRALEQANSDLETKIRDWYQKRGPGPARDYSSYYKTIEDLRDQILDATINNSKIVLQIDNARLAADDFKTKFETEQALRMSVEADINGLRRVLDDLTLARTDLELQIESLKEELAFLKKNHEEEMSALGGQVAGQVSVELDSAPGIDLSKILADMRDQYEQMAEKNRKDAEAWFHSKTEELNHEVAVNTEQLQSSKSEVTDLRRTLQGLEIELQSQLSMKAALEGTLADTEGRYGAQLAQIQDLISSIEAQLAELRADMERQNSEYKILMDIKTRLEQEITTYRQLLEGQESQMFGSLSGTADKRDKLADGK, encoded by the exons ATGGCCAGTTACAGCTTCAGGCAAGTCACCTCTTCTGTGGCAGGGGGACCTGGTGGCTCCTCGGTCCGTTTTAGTGGAGGGTCCTTCAGGGCTCCAAGCATCCACGGGGGATCTGGTGGCAGGGGTGTGTCAGTCTCCTCTGCTAGGTTCGTCTCTTCTGGCCTAGGAAGTGGCCTGGGTGATGGATATGGAAGTAGTTTTAGCAGCAGCTACAGTAGTGGTTATGGTGGTGGTTTGGGAAGCGGTGATGGCCTCCTGTCAGGAAACGAAAAGGCAACTATGCAAAGCCTGAACGAACGCCTGGCATCCTACCTGGACAAAGTGCGTGCGCTGGAACAGGCAAACTCTGACCTTGAAACTAAAATCCGAGACTGGTATCAAAAACGAGGACCAGGCCCAGCTCGGGACTACAGTTCTTATTACAAGACTATCGAAGACCTTCGAGACCAG ATCCTTGATGCCACTATCAACAACTCGAAGATTGTCTTGCAGATCGACAATGCCAGGCTGGCTGCTGATGACTTCAAAACCAA gtTTGAAACCGAGCAAGCTCTTCGCATGAGCGTGGAGGCTGACATCAATGGCCTGCGCAGGGTCCTGGATGACCTCACCCTGGCTCGAACGGACCTGGAGCTGCAGATTGAAAGCTTAAAGGAGGAGCTGGCTTTCCTAAAGAAAAACCATGAGGAG GAAATGAGTGCCCTGGGAGGGCAAGTAGCTGGCCAGGTCAGTGTTGAACTGGACTCTGCTCCAGGCATCGACCTCTCCAAGATCCTGGCTGATATGAGAGACCAGTATGAACAAATGGCTGAGAAGAACAGGAAGGATGCTGAGGCCTGGTTCCATAGCAAG ACCGAAGAGCTGAACCATGAAGTAGCTGTCAATACTGAAcaactgcagagcagcaagTCCGAAGTCACTGACCTGAGACGCACCTTACAAGGGCTGGAGATAGAACTGCAGTCCCAGCTCAGCATG AAAGCCGCGCTGGAAGGCACCCTGGCAGACACGGAAGGGCGCTATGGTGCCCAGCTGGCGCAGATCCAGGACCTGATCAGCAGCATTGAGGCACAGCTGGCTGAGCTCCGAGCTGATATGGAGCGCCAGAACAGCGAATACAAGATCCTCATGGATATCAAGACTCGACTGGAGCAAGAGATCACTACTTACCGACAACTGCTGGAAGGCCAGGAGTCCCA GATGTTTGGCTCCCTTTCTGGAACTGCTG ACAAAAGAGACAAGCTGGCGGATGGAAAATAG
- the LOC104043615 gene encoding keratin, type I cytoskeletal 15 — protein MTTSFLQSSSSTYGGSFVGGGNSSSRLSSIRAGGTCRAPSIHGGSGGRGVSISSARYVSSAGGGYGGGLYSGLGSGYGGGYCGFGAGSGFGGGAGLGGGAGFGFGGGFEVGGGLGGGDGLLSGNEKITMQNLNDRLASYLDKVRALEEANLDLEVKIRDWYQKQAPASPAQDYSNYYKIIEDLRDKILAATIDNSRVILEIDNARLAADDFRLKYENELFLRQSVESDINGLRRVLDELTLSRADLEMQIETLKEELAYLKKNHEEEMKEYSNQLRGTVNVEMDAAPGVDLTRILSEMREQYEALAEKNRKDAEAWFFTQTEELNREVATHTQEIQTSKSEITELRRTVQGLEIELQSQLSMKAGLEANLRDTEGRYCAQLAQIQALITSVEEQLCELRSDMERQNQEYRMLMDIKSRLEQEISTYRQLLEGQDSQLSGVIPKDGSLSSVRLRTGIDDDGKSTSIHERRF, from the exons ATGACTACTTCCTTCCTTCAGAGCTCTTCTTCTACCTATGGTGGTAGCTTTGTGGGTGGTGGGAACAGCAGCTCGCGCCTTTCCTCCATCCGAGCAGGAGGAACCTGCCGAGCTCCAAGCATACACGGAGGATCTGGTGGCAGGGGTGTCTCCATCTCTTCAGCTAGGTACGTCTCCTCTGCAGGAGGTGGATATGGTGGTGGCTTGTATTCTGGGCTTGGCAGTGGTTATGGAGGAGGCTACTGTGGCTTTGGTGCAGGCTCTGGCTTTGGTGGAGGTGCTGGCCTTGGTGGAGgtgctggctttggctttgGTGGAGGCTTTGAAGTTGGTGGTGGCTTAGGTGGTGGTGATGGCCTTCTCTCTGGGAATGAAAAGATAACTATGCAGAATCTGAATGACCGTCTGGCTTCGTACCTGGACAAGGTACGAGCACTGGAAGAGGCAAATTTGGATTTAGAAGTTAAAATCCGAGACTGGTATCAGAAGCAagctcctgccagcccagcccaggacTACAGTAACTATTACAAGATAATTGAAGATCTCCGAGACAAG ATCCTTGCAGCTACTATTGACAATTCCAGAGTCATTCTGGAGATCGACAATGCCAGGCTGGCTGCAGACGACTTCAGACTGAA aTATGAGAATGAGCTGTTCCTGCGCCAGAGCGTTGAATCTGACATCAACGGCCTGCGCAGAGTCCTGGATGAGCTGACTCTGTCCAGAGCTGACCTGGAGATGCAGATTGAAACGCTCAAGGAGGAGCTGGCTTATCTAAAGAAGAACCATGAGGAG GAAATGAAAGAGTATTCAAATCAGCTAAGAGGAACAGTCAATGTGGAAATGGACGCGGCTCCTGGTGTCGACCTGACCAGAATTCTCTCTGAGATGAGGGAACAGTATGAAGCTCTGGCTGAGAAGAACCGTAAAGATGCTGAGGCCTGGTTCTTCACGcag acTGAGGAGCTGAACCGTGAAGTAGCCACCCATACGCAAGAGATACAGACCAGCAAATCGGAGATCACAGAACTGAGGCGCACAGTCCAGGGCCTGGAGATTGAGCTCCAGTCACAGCTCAGCATG AAAGCCGGACTGGAGGCCAACTTGCGAGATACAGAAGGACGATACTGCGCACAGCTGGCACAGATTCAGGCCCTCATCACCAGCGTTGAGGAGCAATTGTGTGAACTTCGAAGCGACATGGAGCGTCAGAACCAGGAGTACAGAATGCTCATGGACATCAAAAGTCGCCTGGAGCAAGAAATCAGCACGTACCGCCAGTTGCTGGAGGGCCAGGACTCCCA GTTGTCAGGAGTGATCCCTAAGGATG GATCTCTGAGCAGTGTAAGACTTCGCACGGGCATAGATGATGATGGAAAATCTACTTCTATCCATGAAAGGAGATTCTAA
- the KRT23 gene encoding keratin, type I cytoskeletal 23 — protein sequence MSTSQGPFQFFSGSLRGSSGSGLAQQGTSYRPSGADGGASSTHTSFSSARPLWLAPGGGAPWAGFGEHHGESIFLGGNEKQTMQNLNDRLAAYLDKVRSLEAANAQLESCIREWHKTKSHGKRHDFNQYEQNVTDMQRQIEDSKITNASILLQIDNANMASEDFRLKYEAEKSRRQGVQLDVENLRKELDGLTIVTTDLEMEIEGLREEHILRRKDHEEDMEANRSSQDFKINVKVNAAPPEDLAKILAGIREDYEAIIEKNRQSLDSWYKEQSAAMALAASPNPEQVQRNENEIKDLTRTLQSLDIELQAQMSKKHMLEDTLADTRNYYAVALQNMQQVISKCEEELSQVRHDIKQQNNQYKVLLGIKTRLEKEISTYRLLLEGKVDGIARKSESKAKEHAGLTHRKIKAIVHDSVNGQVVSSTINEIHQQA from the exons ATGAGTACCAGCCAAGGcccttttcaatttttttctggctccctcAGGGGTAGTTCAGGGAGTGGTTTGGCCCAGCAAGGAACTTCTTACAGACCTTCAGGTGCAGATGGTGGTGCCAGCAGCACACAtacctccttctcctctgccagACCCCTCTGGCTtgctcctggaggaggggcaCCTTGGGCAGGCTTCGGCGAGCACCATGGGGAAAGCATCTTCCTGGGTGGGAATGAGAAACAGACTATGCAAAACCTGAATGACCGTTTGGCTGCCTACCTGGACAAGGTCCGTTCCTTAGAAGCAGCTAACGctcagctggaaagctgcatcCGAGAGTGGCACAAGACAAAGTCTCACGGAAAGAGGCATGACTTCAACCAATACGAGCAAAACGTCACTGACATGCAAAGACAG ATTGAGGACAGCAAGATCACCAATGCCAGCATCCTTTTACAGATTGATAACGCTAACATGGCATCTGAAGACTTCAGGCTCAA GTACGAAGCAGAGAAGTCTCGCAGGCAGGGAGTGCAGCTTGATGTCGAGAACCTGCGTAAGGAGCTTGACGGCCTGACCATCGTTACAACAGATCTGGAAATGGAAATTGAAGGCTTGAGAGAAGAGCACATCCTCAGGAGGAAAGACCATGAGGAG GATATGGAAGCAAATCGCTCGTCACAAGACTTCAAAATCAATGTAAAAGTAAATGCAGCGCCTCCTGAAGACTTAGCCAAGATTCTAGCAGGAATAAGAGAAGATTATGAAGCCATAATTGAAAAGAATCGTCAAAGCCTGGACAGTTGGTACAAAGAACAG AGCGCAGCTATGGCTCTGGCAGCAAGCCCCAACCCAGAGCAGGTACAGCGCAATGAGAACGAGATCAAGGACCTAACGCGTACTTTACAGTCCCTGGACATCGAGCTGCAGGCACAGATGAGTAAG AAACACATGCTGGAAGACACGCTGGCAGACACTCGGAATTACTACGCTGTTGCGCTTCAAAACATGCAGCAGGTCATCTCCAAATGTGAGGAAGAGCTAAGCCAGGTTCGTCATGACATTAAGCAGCAAAATAACCAATACAAGGTTCTTCTTGGGATCAAAACCCGCCTGGAGAAGGAAATTTCCACTTACcgcctgctgctggaggggaaagTCGACGG GATAGCAAGAAAATCTGAATCAAAAGCTAAAG aacacGCTGGGCTGACCCATCGGAAGATCAAAGCAATCGTCCATGACAGTGTGAATGGGCAGGTGGTATCCTCCACCATCAACGAGATCCACCAGCAAGCATGA